The sequence below is a genomic window from Neomicrococcus aestuarii.
GAGAAGGTCTCAACGTCGAAGAAGTCAGCAGACTTGACGTGGCCGTCGCGGCCTTCGTCGCCCGAGTTGAAGGATGCAGCGTCGATGGTGACGTTGACGGAAGAATCGGCAACGGTCTCAGCAACCTCAAGGGTGCCTTCAGCGGAGGTGAACTTTCCGCGAACCTTCGAGATGCCAGCGTGGCGAACAACGAATGCGATGTCCGTGTGGGACATGTCCAAGGTCCAGGTTCCGGTTGCAAGTGCAGTCATGTGAAAACTCCTCTAAAAATGTGTCAAGGTCTGACGGTTGGTAGGTCGACTTCGTGAGCCATTACTAAAACTCTAATGTATTCATTTGCATATGTCCACACTTTATTGAAGATTCAAGTAAAGATTCCGAGTGGCGTTAATCACTAAGTAGAACTTCGAACCATTCGAAGACTTTCACAGGAATGTGACAACTGGGGGATGAGTAGGGAAACTCTGTGCAAACTCCCACCTGGGAACTTCCATCTGGTTCGGTTCGTTTGGGTCCATCTGAGAGAATGGAAGACATGCTTCAATCGACGGTCCATCTTGTGCGCCATGGAGAAGTCTTCAATCCAGATCGCGTTCTCTATGGGCGACTCCCCGGATTCCATCTCTCTGAGCTCGGCTACCGCATGGCGGATCGCCTGAGCGAACACTTTGCTGACCGCAAAGAGGCGGGCGCCCGCATCGCCACCGTGGCCGCATCACCGCTACTCCGAGCTCAAGAAACCGCGCGCCCCACTGCCGAAGCCCTCGGGCTCACGCTTTTGGAAGAGCCGCGTGTCATTGAAGCCAAGAACCACTTTGAGGGCCTGTCTCACATCAAGAAGGAACTTGGCCGCCCCAATCACTGGCCGTACCTCGTGAACCCGTTCCGTCCCAGCTGGGGCGAAGCCTATAAGGCTCAGGTCAAACGCGTGGTGGAAGCCGTGAAGATCCACCGAGATCTCGCGGTAAAGCTCGAGGGCAATGGCGCCGAGGCCATCATCGTGGCCCACCAGCTGCCGATCTGGGTCACCCGCCTCTCCGCTGAAAAGAAGCCGCTGTGGCACGATCCGCGCCAGCGCGAATGCTCACTCGCGTCCATCACTTCGCTTCACTTCGACGGCGAAAACCTCGTCAACGTTGAATATTCCGAACCCTGTGGCGACTTGCTCAAAGACGCCTCAAACCTGCCAGGAGCTTAGCCAGAATGCATGACCCCCATTTGTTCTCCGCGTCTGACAAGCCAGAAGGCGGCGCTGATCGCCGTTCCGCTGGCCGCCCAGCGCGACGGGCTGTGATCGCTGGCGCCTTGGCACTTCCGATCGCCGGATTCTTGAGCGCGTGCGCGCCCGAGCAGTCCAGCCTGTCCCAGCAGGCCAACGAGGGGAACAACAAGAACTACATCGCCGGCGACGGCTCGGTTGAGGTCTATGACGCTGACCAGCGAACGGATCCTGTTGATCTAACCGCCGAAACCTACGACGGCGAAAGCGTGAGCACCGCAGACTGGCGCGGCAACGTGGGCATTTTGAACTTCTGGTACGCCGCCTGCGCCCCCTGCCGCGTGGAAGCCCCGCACTTGCGCGAACTCCATGACGAGTTCAAAGCCGATGGCGTGACCTGGCTCGGAATCAACGGTCGGGATGAAAAGGCAACCGCCGAAGCCTTCGAGCGCACCTTCGAAGTCCC
It includes:
- a CDS encoding histidine phosphatase family protein, whose protein sequence is MLQSTVHLVRHGEVFNPDRVLYGRLPGFHLSELGYRMADRLSEHFADRKEAGARIATVAASPLLRAQETARPTAEALGLTLLEEPRVIEAKNHFEGLSHIKKELGRPNHWPYLVNPFRPSWGEAYKAQVKRVVEAVKIHRDLAVKLEGNGAEAIIVAHQLPIWVTRLSAEKKPLWHDPRQRECSLASITSLHFDGENLVNVEYSEPCGDLLKDASNLPGA
- a CDS encoding TlpA family protein disulfide reductase — translated: MHDPHLFSASDKPEGGADRRSAGRPARRAVIAGALALPIAGFLSACAPEQSSLSQQANEGNNKNYIAGDGSVEVYDADQRTDPVDLTAETYDGESVSTADWRGNVGILNFWYAACAPCRVEAPHLRELHDEFKADGVTWLGINGRDEKATAEAFERTFEVPYSSVPDSNGRVLLQLTKYVPAQAYPTTLVLDKQGRVAARILGLADKSTLKALIETALAEKA